From a single Rodentibacter sp. JRC1 genomic region:
- the mukF gene encoding chromosome partition protein MukF, translating into MIETSQTIPELVSWAKDREFSLNLPTERLVFLLAISIYNNERLDGEMLEADLVDIFRHTMNAFDQSTEAVATRANNAINELVKQRLLNRFSSEFTEGLAIYRLTPLGVGVSDYYIRQREFSALRLSVQLSIVADEIQRASDSAEEGSKNNETEHYWRRNVFAPLKYSVAEIFDSIDLSQRIMDENQQSIKEEIAELLTKDWQAAISSCERLLDETSGNLRELQDTLNAAGDKLQAQLLRIQDCVIGRDDLYFIDQLITDLQSKLDRIMSWGQQAIDLWIGYDRHVHKFIRTAIDMDKNRVFSQRLRNSIRNYFDHPWFLWIAKSDSLSDLRDEEMVLREDEALGELPDALEYESFSDLQDQIVEHMQNLLIAYRENNRPIDLSLVLKEQLDTYPLSRHFDVARIIVDQAVRLGMANDDLSGIYPHWKEINERGAEVQAHVIDKY; encoded by the coding sequence ATGATTGAAACATCACAAACTATTCCGGAACTCGTCTCTTGGGCGAAAGATCGCGAATTTTCACTAAATTTACCGACCGAACGCTTAGTGTTCTTATTGGCAATTTCAATTTATAACAATGAACGATTAGACGGCGAAATGCTGGAAGCGGATCTGGTGGATATTTTTCGTCATACGATGAACGCTTTTGATCAATCAACCGAGGCGGTTGCCACACGTGCTAACAATGCAATCAATGAGCTGGTAAAACAACGGTTGTTAAATCGATTTAGCAGCGAATTTACCGAAGGTTTGGCGATTTACCGTTTAACACCGCTTGGTGTCGGTGTGTCCGATTATTATATTCGTCAGCGTGAATTCTCCGCTTTGCGTCTTTCCGTGCAACTTTCCATTGTAGCGGACGAAATTCAACGTGCCTCGGATTCTGCCGAAGAAGGTTCAAAAAACAATGAGACCGAACACTATTGGCGGCGCAATGTGTTTGCACCATTGAAATATTCCGTGGCGGAAATTTTCGATAGTATCGATCTTTCTCAGCGTATTATGGATGAAAATCAGCAGAGCATTAAAGAAGAAATTGCGGAACTTCTTACCAAAGATTGGCAAGCGGCAATTTCAAGTTGTGAACGTTTATTAGATGAAACTTCCGGTAACCTGCGTGAATTGCAAGATACCTTGAATGCGGCGGGAGACAAACTCCAAGCCCAATTATTGCGTATTCAAGATTGCGTTATCGGGCGTGATGATTTGTATTTTATCGATCAACTGATAACCGATTTGCAATCCAAACTCGACCGTATTATGAGTTGGGGGCAACAGGCGATTGATTTATGGATTGGTTACGATCGCCATGTACACAAATTTATTCGTACCGCCATTGACATGGATAAAAATCGCGTATTTTCACAGCGTTTGCGTAATTCCATCAGAAATTATTTTGATCATCCTTGGTTCTTATGGATTGCGAAATCCGATAGTTTGTCAGATCTTCGTGATGAAGAAATGGTCTTACGTGAAGACGAAGCATTAGGCGAGTTGCCGGACGCGCTGGAATACGAATCCTTTTCCGATTTACAGGATCAAATTGTAGAACATATGCAAAACTTGCTGATTGCATATCGTGAAAATAACCGCCCGATTGATTTAAGTCTGGTTCTAAAAGAACAGCTCGACACTTACCCGCTTTCACGTCATTTTGATGTCGCACGAATTATTGTGGATCAAGCGGTGCGATTGGGAATGGCAAATGATGATTTATCCGGTATTTATCCCCATTGGAAAGAAATTAATGAACGTGGCGCAGAAGTACAGGCACATGTGATTGATAAATATTAA
- the ttcA gene encoding tRNA 2-thiocytidine(32) synthetase TtcA produces MTELTQQEKKQTYNFNKLQKRLRRNVGNAIADFGMIEEGDKVMVCLSGGKDSYTLLDILLNLQQSAPIKFEIVAVNLDQKQPGFPEHILPEYLESIGVDYKIVQENTYGIVKEKIPEGKTTCSLCSRLRRGILYRTATELGATKIALGHHRDDMLATLFLNMFYGGKMKSMPPKLISDDGKQIVIRPLAYCKEKDIEKYAVAKKFPIIPCNLCGSQPNLQRQVVKEMLNTWERQYPGRLETMFSAMQNITLSHMCDPKLFDFKSIRHGQTLEGIEGDTAFDEERIEPMQFNDEDQTDFSHNEMINFKEVN; encoded by the coding sequence ATGACCGAATTGACTCAACAAGAAAAGAAACAAACTTATAATTTCAATAAATTACAAAAGCGTTTACGTCGCAATGTAGGCAACGCCATTGCCGATTTTGGAATGATCGAGGAAGGCGATAAGGTGATGGTATGTTTATCCGGTGGAAAAGATAGCTACACACTTTTAGATATTTTGCTGAATTTACAACAAAGTGCACCGATTAAGTTTGAGATTGTGGCGGTGAATCTTGATCAAAAACAACCGGGTTTCCCTGAACATATATTGCCTGAATATTTAGAAAGTATCGGTGTGGATTACAAAATCGTGCAAGAAAATACTTATGGCATTGTGAAAGAAAAAATACCGGAAGGAAAAACGACTTGTTCTCTCTGCTCTCGATTACGCCGAGGCATTTTATATCGTACGGCAACAGAATTAGGTGCAACCAAAATTGCCTTGGGTCATCATCGTGATGATATGCTGGCGACCCTTTTCCTGAATATGTTTTATGGTGGGAAAATGAAATCGATGCCACCAAAGTTAATTTCTGACGATGGCAAACAGATTGTGATTCGCCCACTTGCTTATTGCAAAGAAAAAGACATTGAAAAATATGCCGTTGCGAAAAAATTTCCGATCATTCCTTGTAATTTGTGTGGCTCACAGCCGAACTTACAACGCCAGGTGGTGAAAGAAATGCTAAATACTTGGGAACGTCAATATCCGGGACGTTTGGAAACAATGTTTAGTGCTATGCAAAATATTACGTTGTCACATATGTGCGACCCGAAATTATTTGATTTCAAAAGTATTCGACACGGACAAACTTTAGAAGGAATTGAGGGTGATACCGCTTTTGATGAAGAACGTATTGAGCCAATGCAATTTAATGATGAAGATCAAACGGATTTTTCTCACAACGAAATGATTAATTTTAAAGAAGTGAATTGA
- a CDS encoding TusE/DsrC/DsvC family sulfur relay protein, producing MLNVNGIELATDNSGYLLDSSQWNEDVARAIAIQENLELTKAHWEVIYFVRDFYQEYNTSPAIRMLVKAMAEKLGADKGNSRYLQRLFPEGPAKQATKLAGLPKPAKCL from the coding sequence ATGTTAAATGTGAATGGAATTGAATTAGCAACGGATAATTCAGGCTATTTACTTGATAGCTCGCAATGGAATGAAGATGTTGCTCGAGCCATAGCAATACAAGAAAATCTTGAATTAACAAAAGCCCATTGGGAAGTTATTTATTTTGTTCGTGATTTTTACCAAGAATATAACACCTCCCCTGCGATTCGTATGTTGGTAAAAGCGATGGCTGAAAAATTAGGTGCGGATAAAGGAAACAGCCGTTATTTGCAGAGATTGTTCCCCGAAGGGCCGGCAAAACAAGCGACCAAACTCGCAGGATTGCCAAAACCGGCAAAATGTTTATAA
- a CDS encoding EamA/RhaT family transporter translates to MHNLILAILCSVAVSIFLKIARKKNIIIEQAIAFNYITAIIFSYFLLKPDFKGLEFVDYITQSESVLIFLALGLLLPSVFIIMSKAVEFAGIVRSDAAQRLSLFLPILAAFLLFNETLSQTKLIGIVLAFIGLFCLLTKPIQGQSAVNFKGILGLIGVWFGYGIIDILFKQVAKSGGAFPATLFISFSLAACLMFIFLLLKRTQWTVPSLFGGIILGTLNFFNILFYIKAHQSFGGNPTLVFTGMNIGVICLGTFTGALIFKEKMSKINWLGIGFSLSAIFCLYYLDKIMA, encoded by the coding sequence ATGCACAATCTTATTCTTGCTATTCTTTGTAGCGTTGCCGTTTCAATATTTCTCAAAATTGCACGTAAAAAAAATATCATTATTGAACAGGCTATCGCTTTCAATTATATCACTGCAATCATTTTCAGCTATTTTCTACTTAAACCTGATTTTAAAGGATTAGAATTTGTTGATTATATTACGCAAAGTGAAAGTGTATTGATTTTCTTGGCATTGGGATTATTGTTGCCTAGCGTATTTATTATTATGTCAAAAGCAGTGGAGTTTGCCGGTATTGTACGCTCTGATGCAGCACAGCGTCTTTCTTTATTCTTACCGATCTTAGCGGCATTTCTTCTTTTTAACGAAACGCTAAGCCAGACTAAATTAATCGGGATTGTTTTGGCGTTTATCGGATTATTTTGTCTGTTAACAAAACCGATTCAAGGACAAAGTGCGGTCAATTTTAAAGGTATTTTGGGATTGATTGGCGTATGGTTTGGGTATGGCATTATTGATATTTTATTCAAACAGGTGGCAAAAAGTGGGGGAGCATTTCCTGCGACATTATTTATCTCTTTCTCTTTGGCTGCCTGTTTAATGTTTATCTTTTTATTGCTAAAACGCACACAATGGACTGTGCCAAGCTTATTTGGCGGCATTATTTTAGGAACATTAAATTTCTTTAATATCCTATTTTATATCAAAGCACACCAAAGTTTCGGCGGAAACCCAACACTTGTTTTTACCGGAATGAATATTGGTGTGATTTGTTTAGGCACGTTTACCGGCGCTCTAATATTTAAAGAAAAGATGAGTAAAATTAATTGGTTGGGAATTGGATTTAGTTTGAGTGCGATTTTTTGCTTGTATTATTTAGACAAAATAATGGCGTAA
- the mukE gene encoding chromosome partition protein MukE, producing MTDNLQDVISPKLATAIANPLFPAVDSLLRFGRHISTEYLDHHAFLMDFQNELDGFYRRYNVELIRAPEGFFYLRPKATTLISRSVLSELEMLVGKVLCYLYLSPERLAQQGIFSTQEVYDELLNLADEGKLLKAINQRSSGSDLDKQKLAERVRSAIGRLRRLGMIQTVGEQNSGKFTISESVFRFGAEVRSGDDPLEAQARLIRDGEAATPESLELEKQAQLSEQNIESADEIDEEFDGEQA from the coding sequence ATGACAGATAACCTTCAAGATGTAATTTCCCCAAAACTCGCCACAGCGATTGCAAACCCGTTATTTCCGGCTGTCGATAGCCTTTTGCGTTTCGGTCGTCATATCAGCACGGAATATTTAGATCATCACGCCTTCTTAATGGATTTTCAAAACGAACTGGATGGCTTTTATCGCCGCTATAATGTGGAGCTCATTCGCGCACCGGAAGGTTTTTTCTATCTTCGCCCGAAAGCGACAACGTTAATTTCACGTTCGGTTCTCAGCGAGTTAGAAATGTTGGTGGGGAAAGTGTTGTGTTATCTCTATCTTAGTCCGGAACGTCTGGCTCAGCAGGGTATTTTTAGTACGCAAGAAGTCTATGATGAACTTTTAAATCTTGCTGATGAAGGAAAATTATTGAAAGCCATCAATCAACGTTCCAGCGGTTCGGATTTGGATAAACAAAAACTGGCTGAAAGAGTACGTTCGGCAATCGGGCGTTTACGTCGATTAGGAATGATTCAAACGGTGGGAGAACAAAACAGTGGAAAATTCACAATTTCCGAATCCGTATTCCGTTTTGGTGCGGAAGTGCGTTCCGGCGATGATCCGTTAGAAGCACAAGCCCGCTTAATTCGTGATGGGGAAGCCGCCACGCCGGAATCCTTGGAATTAGAAAAACAAGCGCAATTAAGTGAACAAAATATTGAAAGTGCGGATGAAATTGACGAAGAATTTGATGGAGAACAAGCATAA
- the phoU gene encoding phosphate signaling complex protein PhoU — MKNQHISSHFNQELEDVRTEVMQMGGIIEQQLQIILQSLSQANPQGLKEVLESEKKINEMEELIDDHCQTIIARRQPAAGDLRFVLTTTRMIVDLERIGDELKKIASYTNNLLVNNKISSSGLYDTHRILDMASIMIRRALDAFARLDETAAIELRLSDEKLDMDYRNQLRLLMTNIFEEPKNISTWIDVMMMNKAVERIGDHAKNMAEHVVYLVRGIDIRHKPLDEIESNLK, encoded by the coding sequence ATGAAAAATCAACATATCTCATCACATTTTAATCAAGAGTTAGAAGATGTCCGCACCGAAGTAATGCAAATGGGCGGAATCATTGAACAACAACTCCAAATTATTTTACAAAGTCTTAGCCAAGCCAATCCACAAGGGTTAAAAGAAGTCTTGGAAAGTGAGAAAAAAATTAATGAGATGGAAGAATTAATTGATGATCATTGCCAAACAATTATAGCCCGCCGTCAGCCCGCCGCCGGCGATCTTCGCTTTGTATTAACCACTACCCGTATGATTGTTGATTTGGAACGTATTGGGGATGAATTAAAAAAAATTGCAAGTTATACCAACAATCTTTTGGTAAATAATAAAATCTCCTCTTCGGGTTTATATGATACACACCGCATTTTAGATATGGCATCTATAATGATTCGCCGTGCATTGGACGCCTTTGCCCGTTTAGACGAAACGGCGGCGATTGAATTAAGATTATCCGATGAAAAATTAGATATGGATTATCGTAATCAGCTACGCTTGTTAATGACAAATATTTTTGAAGAACCTAAAAACATTAGCACTTGGATTGATGTAATGATGATGAACAAAGCGGTAGAACGAATAGGTGATCACGCCAAAAATATGGCGGAACACGTTGTTTACTTGGTAAGAGGTATTGATATTCGCCATAAACCGCTTGATGAAATCGAATCAAACTTAAAATAA
- the phoR gene encoding phosphate regulon sensor histidine kinase PhoR encodes MTVLLSALLRFIFLLVFIAGISYLAGGTIALWVSVSAVLSCGILYQLVYLNRLIRWLNDQQNELYGSGIWGHIFDKILALRKASQKRKKELSASITRFNQMIDTIPNGVIILNEGRIEWFNSLACKHLNLNYHNDLNSILQNLIRQPDFQQFLQQRIDDQPLVLKLSLPNGDYFKRIIQISRQPFEQHSELLITQDITKKEQLDEAQIAFVANVSHELRTPLTVINGFTETLLETPDLSIEQHQQFLSLMQKEGQRMLSVLSDLLTLSRLERGQSTGGKYRRFNLSEMVKQVVESTENFSQGQHQFIVDITPDLYFYGLETELYSAFSNLTFNAVRYTPEQGSITIRLRILETDKIEFSVTDTGVGIAAEHIPRLTERFYRVDNGRSRQTGGTGLGLAITKFALAKYNAKLDISSEVGKGSCFKTILSVN; translated from the coding sequence ATGACGGTCCTTTTATCTGCTTTATTACGTTTTATTTTTTTATTAGTCTTTATTGCCGGTATAAGTTATTTGGCTGGAGGAACCATTGCACTATGGGTATCGGTTTCTGCCGTATTATCGTGCGGCATTCTCTATCAACTTGTTTATTTAAATCGACTTATTCGTTGGCTTAATGATCAACAAAACGAATTATACGGTAGCGGTATCTGGGGGCATATTTTTGATAAAATACTCGCCTTGCGTAAGGCCAGCCAAAAACGAAAAAAAGAACTTTCTGCCTCAATAACACGTTTTAATCAAATGATTGATACTATCCCGAATGGTGTCATCATCTTAAATGAAGGAAGAATCGAATGGTTTAATTCACTGGCTTGTAAACATCTCAATCTTAACTATCACAATGATCTCAATTCTATTTTACAAAATCTTATTCGCCAACCTGATTTTCAACAATTTTTACAACAACGTATTGATGATCAACCGCTAGTGCTAAAATTAAGTTTACCTAATGGTGACTATTTTAAACGAATTATACAAATTAGCCGTCAACCGTTTGAGCAACATAGCGAATTATTGATTACTCAAGATATAACAAAAAAGGAGCAGTTAGATGAAGCTCAAATCGCTTTCGTTGCCAATGTTTCTCATGAATTACGAACACCTCTTACCGTCATTAACGGGTTTACCGAAACCTTACTAGAAACACCGGATTTATCTATTGAACAACACCAACAGTTTTTATCATTAATGCAGAAAGAAGGGCAGAGAATGTTAAGTGTGTTATCCGACTTATTAACACTCTCTCGTTTAGAACGTGGTCAATCAACCGGCGGCAAATATCGACGGTTTAATCTGTCTGAAATGGTAAAACAAGTGGTGGAATCTACGGAAAACTTTTCCCAAGGGCAACATCAATTTATTGTTGATATTACCCCTGATCTGTATTTTTATGGTTTAGAAACCGAACTGTATAGCGCATTCAGCAATCTCACTTTTAATGCCGTTCGTTACACGCCGGAGCAAGGCTCGATTACAATCCGTCTCCGTATTTTGGAAACGGATAAAATCGAATTTTCGGTTACCGATACCGGGGTAGGAATTGCCGCCGAACATATTCCGCGTTTAACCGAACGTTTTTATCGGGTTGATAACGGCCGTTCCCGCCAAACCGGAGGAACGGGATTAGGTTTAGCGATAACCAAATTTGCTTTGGCAAAATATAATGCGAAATTAGATATTTCCAGTGAAGTGGGTAAGGGTAGCTGCTTTAAAACGATTTTGTCAGTTAATTAG
- the mukB gene encoding chromosome partition protein MukB produces the protein MSDVLELGNEIELENETETADVIAPFNTVQNEVERGKFRSLTLINWNGFFARTFDLDELVTTLSGGNGAGKSTTMAGFVTALIPDLTLLHFRNTTEAGSTGGSRDKGLHGKLRPGVCYAVLDTVNSRHQRILVGVRLQQVAGRDKKVDLKTFSIQGVELSQNPTALFTETVGERQARVLNLNELKEKIENLGAQFKQYSSITDYHGMMFDLGIIPKRLRSASDRSKFYKLIEASLYGGISSAITRSLRDYLLPENLGVRKAFQDMESALRENRMTLEAIKVTQSDRDLFKHLITETTNYVASDYMRNANERRGNIEMAMASRREWYKAKAEQDLSQHRLIDLSREAAELEESERILEVDHQSAVDHLNLVLNALRHQEKISRYQEDVAELEERLEEQKIVVETANEQLEESQAQFEQTEIEIDEIRAQLADYQQALDAQQTRALQYQQAIAALEKAKTLCGLAELSVKNVEDYHAEFAAHAESLTETVLELEHKMSISEAAKSQFDKAYQLVCKIAGDVPRSAAWESAKELLREYPSQKLQAQQTPQLRAKLHELEQRYTQQQSAVRLLNDFNQRANLNLETAEELEEYHAEQEALVENLSAQLSEQVETRSTLRQKRENLTALYEENARKAPAWLTAQAALERLQEQSGTSFEHSQDVMNFMQAQLVKERELTMQRDQLAHKRQQLDEQISRLSQPDGSEDVRLNTLAERFGGVLLSELYDDVPIEDAPYFSALYGPARHAIVVRDLNTVREQLARLDDCPDDLYLIEGDPTAFDDNVLSAQELELGVVVQVSDRQLRYSKFPEIPLFGRAAREKHLEELTVQRDEVAEDYAQIAFDVQKCQRLHEHFSQFVGLHLALAFQPNPEELMAEINRERNEIERELNQFSSGEQQLRIKLDNAKEKMQLLNKLIPQLNVLADDDLIDRIEECREQLDLSKQDELFIRQYGVMLSQLEPIANTLQSDPENYEGLKNELTQVIERQKQAQQRVFALADVVQRKHHFAYEDAGQAETSELNEQLRQRLEQMQAQRDAQREQLRQKQSQFAQYNQVFIGLQSSHESKNQLLKELIDEVGELGVRADEGAEERARIRRDELYQQLSTGRQRRSYVEKQLTLIESEAESLSRRIRKAERDYKTQRELVVAVKVSWCVVLRLSRNSDVEKRLNRRELAYLSADELRSMSDKALGALRTAVADNEYLRDSLRVSEDNRKPENKVRFFIAVYQHLRERIRQDIIKTDDPIDAIEQMEIELSRLTAELTGREKKLAISSESVANIMRKTIQREQNRIRMLNQGLQNIAFGQVKSVRLVVNIRDTHAMLLDALSGQQDEYQDLFNDNRITFSEAMAKLYQRINPHIDMGQRTAQTIGEELLDYRNYLELEVEVFRGADGWLRAESGALSTGEAIGTGMSILLMVVQSWEEESRRIRGKDIVPCRLLFLDEAARLDGKSISTLFELCERLDMQLLIAAPENISPEKGTTYKLVRKIAGNQEHVHVVGLRGFGATE, from the coding sequence ATGTCTGATGTTTTAGAATTAGGAAATGAAATCGAATTAGAAAACGAAACTGAAACCGCAGATGTTATAGCGCCTTTTAATACCGTCCAAAATGAAGTGGAGCGCGGTAAATTTCGTTCTTTAACCTTAATTAACTGGAACGGTTTCTTTGCCCGTACTTTTGATTTAGATGAATTGGTTACAACGCTTTCTGGCGGTAATGGGGCGGGAAAATCCACAACAATGGCAGGTTTTGTCACCGCTTTAATTCCGGATTTAACATTGCTTCATTTTCGTAATACAACAGAGGCCGGTTCTACCGGTGGTTCACGCGATAAAGGGTTGCACGGTAAATTACGTCCGGGAGTTTGTTATGCCGTGTTAGATACTGTCAATTCCCGTCATCAGCGTATTCTTGTCGGGGTACGTTTGCAACAAGTTGCCGGTCGTGACAAAAAAGTGGATTTAAAAACCTTCTCTATTCAAGGCGTAGAATTATCACAAAATCCGACCGCACTTTTCACTGAAACCGTGGGTGAACGTCAAGCGCGCGTACTCAATCTAAATGAACTCAAAGAAAAAATTGAAAATCTCGGCGCACAGTTCAAACAGTATTCATCTATCACCGATTACCATGGAATGATGTTTGATCTCGGTATTATTCCAAAACGTTTACGTTCCGCCTCTGATCGTAGCAAATTCTATAAACTGATCGAAGCCTCTTTATACGGAGGGATTTCCAGTGCGATTACCCGTTCTTTGCGCGATTATTTGTTGCCCGAAAACTTAGGCGTGCGTAAGGCTTTCCAAGATATGGAAAGCGCATTGCGTGAAAATCGAATGACATTGGAAGCGATCAAAGTTACCCAATCGGATCGTGATTTATTCAAACATTTAATTACCGAAACCACTAATTATGTGGCATCGGATTATATGCGCAATGCCAATGAACGCCGTGGCAATATTGAAATGGCAATGGCATCCCGCCGTGAATGGTATAAAGCCAAAGCGGAACAAGATTTATCGCAGCATCGTTTGATCGATCTAAGCCGTGAAGCCGCAGAGCTTGAGGAAAGCGAACGTATCCTTGAAGTGGATCACCAAAGTGCCGTCGATCATTTGAATTTGGTGTTAAATGCCTTACGTCATCAAGAAAAAATTTCTCGTTATCAGGAAGATGTCGCTGAGCTTGAGGAACGTTTGGAAGAACAAAAAATTGTGGTAGAAACCGCGAATGAACAACTTGAAGAAAGCCAAGCGCAATTTGAACAAACCGAAATTGAAATTGATGAAATTCGTGCGCAATTAGCGGATTATCAACAGGCGCTAGACGCACAACAAACCCGAGCACTTCAATATCAACAAGCCATTGCCGCATTGGAAAAAGCAAAAACGCTATGCGGATTGGCTGAATTAAGCGTGAAAAATGTAGAAGATTATCACGCAGAATTTGCCGCTCACGCAGAAAGTTTAACGGAAACGGTGTTGGAATTGGAACATAAAATGTCTATTTCCGAGGCTGCGAAATCTCAGTTTGATAAAGCATACCAACTTGTTTGCAAAATTGCGGGCGATGTACCGCGTTCTGCGGCGTGGGAAAGTGCGAAAGAATTGTTACGCGAATATCCAAGTCAAAAACTACAAGCTCAGCAAACGCCACAACTTCGTGCAAAATTACACGAACTTGAACAACGTTATACTCAGCAACAAAGTGCGGTCAGATTGCTCAACGATTTTAATCAACGTGCGAATTTGAATTTAGAAACGGCGGAAGAATTAGAAGAATATCATGCAGAGCAGGAAGCATTGGTCGAAAATCTTTCCGCACAGCTTTCTGAACAAGTTGAAACCCGCTCGACACTTCGCCAAAAACGTGAAAATTTAACCGCACTTTATGAGGAAAATGCACGTAAAGCACCGGCTTGGTTGACGGCACAAGCGGCATTAGAACGTTTACAAGAGCAAAGCGGAACAAGCTTTGAGCATAGCCAAGACGTAATGAACTTTATGCAGGCCCAGCTCGTAAAAGAACGCGAACTGACAATGCAGCGGGATCAATTGGCACATAAACGCCAGCAGCTTGATGAGCAAATTTCCCGTTTAAGCCAACCGGACGGTTCTGAAGATGTCCGTTTAAATACACTGGCAGAACGTTTCGGCGGCGTATTGCTTTCGGAACTTTATGATGACGTACCGATTGAAGATGCCCCTTATTTCTCTGCGCTTTATGGCCCGGCCCGTCATGCTATCGTTGTACGGGATCTCAATACTGTGCGTGAACAACTTGCCCGACTTGATGATTGCCCCGATGATTTATATCTCATCGAAGGCGACCCAACGGCCTTTGATGATAACGTATTATCCGCACAGGAACTTGAACTTGGTGTTGTCGTACAGGTTTCAGATCGACAATTACGTTATTCCAAATTCCCGGAAATTCCATTATTCGGCAGAGCGGCCCGTGAGAAACATTTAGAGGAATTAACCGTTCAACGTGATGAAGTGGCGGAAGATTACGCTCAAATCGCTTTTGATGTTCAAAAATGTCAACGCTTACACGAGCATTTCAGCCAATTTGTCGGCTTGCATTTAGCATTGGCATTCCAGCCGAATCCGGAAGAGTTAATGGCTGAAATCAATCGGGAGCGTAATGAAATCGAACGGGAATTAAATCAATTTAGCAGTGGCGAACAGCAATTACGCATTAAATTAGATAATGCGAAAGAAAAAATGCAGCTGCTTAATAAACTCATTCCACAATTAAATGTGTTAGCGGATGACGATTTAATTGATCGAATTGAAGAATGTCGCGAACAATTAGATCTTTCGAAGCAAGATGAGCTGTTTATACGTCAGTATGGTGTGATGTTGTCACAATTAGAACCGATTGCAAACACATTACAAAGCGATCCGGAAAACTATGAAGGTTTAAAAAATGAGCTAACACAAGTTATCGAACGTCAAAAGCAAGCTCAACAACGTGTATTTGCTTTGGCGGATGTGGTTCAACGTAAACATCATTTTGCTTATGAAGATGCAGGGCAGGCAGAAACGTCAGAATTAAACGAGCAATTACGTCAACGTTTAGAACAAATGCAAGCGCAACGTGATGCGCAACGAGAACAGCTTCGTCAAAAACAAAGCCAGTTTGCACAATATAATCAAGTATTTATCGGGTTACAAAGTTCTCACGAAAGCAAAAATCAGTTACTGAAAGAACTCATTGATGAAGTCGGTGAATTAGGCGTACGTGCAGATGAAGGGGCAGAGGAGCGTGCACGTATTCGCCGTGATGAGTTATATCAACAACTTTCAACCGGTCGCCAACGCCGTTCTTACGTAGAAAAACAACTTACATTAATTGAGAGTGAAGCGGAAAGTCTCAGTCGCCGTATTCGTAAAGCGGAGCGTGATTACAAAACACAACGTGAATTAGTGGTTGCCGTAAAAGTCAGCTGGTGTGTGGTACTACGTCTGTCACGTAATTCTGATGTTGAAAAACGCTTAAACCGCCGTGAACTTGCTTATTTATCGGCAGATGAATTGCGTTCAATGTCGGATAAAGCGTTAGGGGCGTTGCGTACTGCCGTAGCGGATAATGAATACTTGCGTGATAGTTTGCGTGTATCGGAAGACAATCGTAAACCGGAAAATAAAGTGCGATTCTTTATTGCCGTTTATCAACATCTGCGCGAACGTATTCGTCAAGACATTATTAAAACGGACGATCCGATTGATGCAATCGAGCAAATGGAAATTGAGCTTTCCCGCTTAACGGCAGAATTGACCGGACGGGAGAAAAAACTTGCGATTAGTTCGGAAAGTGTTGCAAATATTATGCGTAAAACGATTCAACGTGAGCAAAATCGTATTCGTATGCTCAACCAAGGTTTACAGAATATTGCATTCGGTCAGGTAAAATCAGTGCGTTTAGTCGTTAATATTCGTGATACGCACGCAATGTTGTTGGATGCGCTTTCCGGTCAGCAAGACGAATATCAAGATTTGTTTAACGATAACCGCATTACTTTCTCGGAAGCAATGGCGAAGCTTTATCAACGTATTAATCCGCATATTGATATGGGGCAGCGCACCGCACAAACCATTGGCGAAGAACTGTTGGATTATCGTAATTATCTTGAACTTGAAGTGGAAGTTTTCCGTGGTGCGGACGGTTGGTTGCGTGCTGAAAGCGGTGCACTTTCAACCGGTGAAGCGATTGGTACGGGGATGTCAATTCTCCTAATGGTGGTGCAAAGTTGGGAGGAGGAAAGTCGCCGTATTCGCGGTAAAGATATTGTACCTTGTCGTTTGTTATTCCTTGATGAGGCTGCACGTTTAGATGGAAAATCCATTTCTACCTTATTTGAGCTTTGCGAACGTTTGGATATGCAATTACTTATTGCCGCGCCGGAAAACATTAGTCCGGAAAAAGGAACAACCTATAAATTGGTACGTAAAATTGCAGGCAACCAAGAACACGTACACGTGGTAGGATTGCGAGGGTTTGGCGCAACAGAATAA